The following DNA comes from Methanothrix sp..
ATGCCGCTGTTCCTGGCTACGGTTGTCGAGATGGGGCCGGACTATGTCCTGCTGAGGCAGCATGGAAACAATCAGGAGTTCATCACCACGGTCTCGCCGGAGATGGCAGAGCAGCTCCAGCCCAATTCTAGGGTGGCAATCAACAACAGCCTCACCATTGTCCGCATTCTCGAGCGCTCAGTGGATGTCCGGGCCAAGGTCATGGAGTTGGTTGAGCTTCCGGATGTATCTTATGATCAGGTCGGCGGCCTGGAGGAGCAGATCCAGGAGGTCAGGGAGACTGTGGAGCTTCCGCTCACAAACCCCGAGATCTTCCAGGATATCGGCATTGAGCCACCCAGAGGCGTGCTGCTCTACGGCCTGCCTGGAACGGGCAAGACGATGCTGGCCAAGGCCGTGGCCCATGAGTCCAAAGCCACGTTCATTCATATGTCCGGATCTGAGCTGGTGCATAAGTTCATCGGGGAAGGGGCGCAACTGGTTCGCGATATCTTCCAGATGGCACGGGAGAAGGCACCAAGCATCATATTCATCGATGAGATAGATGCAGTGGGGAGCGTCAGAACCCATGACGGGACCACGGGCAGCGCAGAGGTAAACAGGACAATGATGCAGCTCCTGGCGGAGATGGATGGCTTCCGGACAAGAGGGGATATCAGGATCATTGCTGCCACAAACCGGATTGACATCCTGGACCCTGCCCTGCTCAGGCCGGGGCGCTTTGACCGGATCATCGAGATCCCCATGCCATCCCTGGAGGGCCGCCTCAAGATACTGGAGATCCATACCAGGAAGATGAAGAAGGCAGAGGATGTCGACCTGGCTCAGATCGCCAAAGAGACTGATGAGGCGAGCGGCGCAGATCTGAAATCCATCGCCGTGGAGGCGGGAATGAATGCTCTGCGCAGAAATGCGACCACTGTCAGCAGGGACGACTTCGAGAAGGCGATTGGAAAGGTTCTGGGAGATGAGATCGAGGGATCTGAGGACTCCCTTCGTATGTTCTCATAGGTTAATGAAGGGCGGCAGTCTCTGCCGCCTATTCTATCAAAACAATTTTTATAAACTACCCCTCAATTTATAGACTATCCTTCCACTTTATACACTATCCTTCAAAAGGGAGAAAAAGGGGGAGGGCTTATTCGAAGTCCGCTCCTCCCATTCCTCCCATTCCTCCCATGCCACCCATTCCGCCTGGCATGCCTCCGGGCATTCCACCCGGCATTCCATCCGGTCCACCGGACCTGGAGGCGATCACATCGTCGATCCTGAGTATCATGACTGCGGCCTCTGCTGCTGAGCTTATGGCCTGGGTCTTGACCTTCAATGGCTCGAGCACTCCAACCTCCATCATATCCACCGGCTTGCCCGCTTCCATGTCCAGGCCTGAGCTCTTGATGCCTTTCTCATGCTGGCTGCGCAGTGAGACCAGAGTATCGATCTGATCCAGGCCGGCATTCTCGGCCAGGGTCTTGGGAATGATCTCCATGGCATCGGCAAAGGACTCTATCGCCAACTGCTCGCGGCCACCCACAGTGGAGGCATAAGCCCTGAGCCTTAAGGCCAGCTCTATCTCCGGTGCTCCTCCGCCAGCGACCAGCGATTTGTTCTCAATTGCCACTCCCACCACCCGGAGGGCATCCTCCATTGCTCTGTCCAGCTCATCGACTACGTGCTCAGTTCCACCGTGCAGGATGATGGAGACGGACTTGGGGTTGTTGCACTCCTCAACAAAGGTCATCTTCTCATCGCTGACCTTTCTCTCCTCCACCAGGCCGGCTGCTCCCAGGTCATCCTTGCTGATCTCATGAATGCTGGTTACAACCCTTCCTCCTGTAGCGCGGGCCAGCTTCTCCATGTCGCTCTTCTTGACCCGGCGCACAGTGTATATGCCAGCCTTGGCCAGGTAGTGCTGGGCCAGATCGTCAATCCCCTTCTGGACGAAGAGGACATTGGCTCCTGTGGCAGAGATCCTGTCGACCATCTCCTTGAGCATCTTCTCCTCCTGGTCCAAGAATGCCTGCAACTGATGGGGGGAGGTTATCTGGATCTTGGCATCGATCTCAGTCTTCTCGATCTCCACAGCAGCGTTCAGCAATGCAATTCGTGCACCTGTGACCTTCTTGGGCATGCTGGGGTGGAGGCGGTCTTTATCTATGACCACTCCCTGAACGATCTTGGTGTCGGCTATGCTGCCGCCCACCTTCTTCTCCACAGTGATGTTGTCGATGTCCACCGATCCATCCTCATCCATCACCGCCTGCACTGACCTTACAGCGATATCGGCCAGGCTCTTCCTGGAGGACTGAGATCCTTTGCCGGTCATGGCAGTGATGGCGATGTTCTTGAGAAGCTCATCATCATCTGCTGTGACATCGATGGCCAGGCTCTGGAGGATCTCCATGGATTTATCTGCCGCCGCTCTGTATCCGGCAGCGATCACTGTGGGATGGATATCCTGATCCAGCAGATCCTCCGACTGCTTGAGAAGCTCCCCTGCCAGGATGACGGCTGTGGTTGTGCCATCTCCCACCTCAGTGTCCTGGGTCTTGGCGATCTCCACCATCATCTTGGCTGCTGGATGCTCGATGTCCATCTCTTTAAGAATGGTGACGCCATCATTGGTGACGACAACATCCCCCAAGGTGTCCACCATCATCTTGTCCATTCCCTTGGGCCCAAGGGTGGTCCTCACAGCGCCGGCCACAGCCTTTGCCGCCATGATATTGGATCTTTGCGCCTCTCTGCCTGCTGTCCTCTGACTTCCTTCCCTGAGAACGAATATAGGGGTTCCGCCGAATTGTCCTGCCAATTTATTACCTCTATGAAGATTTATTTCCGAAGCTATGTCTTGTTTGAAGTTCTATATAAAGACATGTTATGGATAATGATTCACTGGGGTATAGAGCATGCGGTTGAGCTTCTGGAGGGGCAGCCGGCTGTGGTTCTCGGCTGAAAAGACTGCAGTGGAGCCATAAAAAACAGGAAATATCTGGGAATGCCGCCCGGTTCCGCCGGGCAGGATTCAGGGCGATGGGCCATCTCTCTGGCTCATTTTTTGTCTTGGCGGCTGAAGGCTCTGCCTTATTGCAGCTGAAGGCTGTGAGTGCAGGTCACTGGCCTGTAAATGAAATTCTGGCAAAATTGATCCCGTGATACCATGTAAATGAAGGACGTATTCATTCGATACTCTAAGAATAAGCAAGCTATAAATACTTATGAAATGTATATGTTATGCGAATGCAGCTAAAACTGACATCAAAGGAGAGGTTGGTTCTTTACGGTCTTGCCAGATATCCGGGATTCAGCGATATCGATCTCGCCTCCAATATAGGCGTAGATCGGTCGACCATATTCAAGAGCAAGAGGAAGTTCAGAGACTGGAAACTGATCAAGCTGTTGAATGTGCCTTCCGGAGATGCTGTGGGGGCTGAAATCCTGACCTCAGTATTCGTGAAATACAATCCGACTGCGCCCTATGAGGTGAGGAAGGAGTCCGAGTCAAAAAGGAGATGGATAGACCATCCCAACTGCGTATCACATACAGCTACCGACACCGATTCAGTCTCTACATTCTATTCCCGGAGCCTGACTGACTTTCGGATGAACTTTGACCCCATAATCGATGAGCATTACAGGAAAGGCTACATCGAGGATATCCATTACTTCCACTATCCCTTCCAGGTCTCCGGCTACTCCTCCGATGCCGCCCTGGCGGTGAATGGCCTCTTCGATCTGGGAAGGGAGGATCTCCCCCCAGAGACGGTCCCTCCCCGGCCTGCTCTGGCTGAAGACTCCCGCCTGACAGAGAAGGACAAGCTTACCCTCTATGCTTTTGTGAAGTATCCTATGCTCTCTGATCTTGAACTATCCAGAAGAACGGGCATCTCCCGGCCAACGATCTCTGGAAAGCGGGCCAAGTTCTTCCAAAACGGCCTGTTGACCCGGGAGGCTTACATTGACTGGCAGAAGATCTGCTGTGAGCTGATGTCCTTTTATCATATGCCCATCAGGCATGGTCACGATCCTGAGGATCTCGACCGGGTTTATCAAGCATTCCGCAGGATTGGTGCACCGCTTTTCACCTATATGCAGCCTGGCGAGATATTCGGAGCATTCCTTTCCACCGGCTATCCAGAGCTGAAGAGCCGCATGGACCTGGAGCTGCGCAACCTCTCCACCCAGGGGCTCATCAATGAAAGGCCGATGCTGGTCATCATGCCACTCAGTGAGATCAGATCCACCAAGATAGACTATGCGCCGATGGTAGCTGATATGCTGGAAATTGGCAGGGAGATCTGAAGATTAGGCGATCTGGCCAGATTGCCATAGTCTGCTCCCGGGCAGATCCGGCAAGCCTCAATATCCTCGGGCATCTGCTTGAGCTGCAGCCTTGGCAGGAGCATGAGGGATACCAGGTCAGCGGGCCATTCTGCCTTCTGGTCCATGATGGCAGGCAGACTGCCCTCGTGGGGCTGGATGCGCTGCTGGCGGAGCTGGATCTCCATCCGGAGATGATCGTCCTCCCCTGCCGGCATGAGGCCAAGGCAGCTTTGCCCTGGTTTGGAGGGCATTTCACAGGCATCCTGGATGCGGGAGGGGGAGAGAGCCATCTTTCGGCTGCTGCCCCTGCTGGCCTGAGATCATTCCTCCATAATATCTCTGCCATCGCCTCCCGTTCAATGCCGGAGTTTATCGTATCTGCTGAGGCCAGCCATCACGGTCCGGTGGATATAAGGACCCCCTCCTTCTTCGCTGAGATCGGCAGCACAATGGAACAGTGGAGAGACGAGAGGGCGGGAGAGGCAGTGGCCAGAGCGATCCTGGCACTTGAGCCAGAGGAGCTGCCCGTTTTTTTGGGCTTCGGAGGAGGGCATTATGTGCAGAGGCAGACAGAGCTGATCTTCAACTCCCGGATAGCCTTCGGCCATATGTTCTCCAGCTATCAGGTGCCGGATCTGGATCTGGAGGTGGTCGATCTTGCCAGAGTCCTCTCCAATGCTGCTTATGCCTATATCGACCGCAAGTCGTTGCGATCGGCAGAGAGAAGGAGGCTTGAGGGGATGGTGGCGGAGACGGGTTTGCCCATGCTGAAGGCAGAGGAGATACGGAGCCGGTTCCCCCTCAACAGACAGATATAATTTTATTGGATTCTCCTGCCACCACCATCCCCACTCTCTGCCAGCGCTCGAATATATCGAAAAATATTTGAATATAAATCGTATTTCTGCCTTAATTCTCAGTATTTGCCAGATAACTGCCCAATTCAGGTGTTATTTCATTTCTCTTTATACAAAACAATGGGGTAAGGAAAAAGGTTTTATATCAAAAGAGTTCATTACAGTATATCAAAAATAATTAAGTTTTAGTACTGACCTAAAGGGAGTATAAAGATGGGGGAGAGGTCGGGATTTGCCGCTAAGAGCAGCATTGCTGCTCTGCAGGAGAGGGCGCTGGGCATTATAGCCTCGCAGCCAGGGGGAATTTATCAATCCGATCTGAGACGGATCCTGGGTATCGACAGCAGCAAATGCTCAAAGGTGGTAACTAGGCTGCGGGGCTCGGGGTTGATCTACAGGGAGAAGGTACCTGCCAGCAGCACCTTTCTTCTGAAGCTCTCCTCTGATCCATCACATGTTCCATCTTCTCCCTCACCTGCTTTCTCTGCCTCCCCTTCTGCCGCATCTGCTCCCTCGCCCGCCTGCTCAACTGCTGCATCTGCTCCAGCCCCCTCTGCTCCCTCGCCTTCATTAGCACCAGCCGGCTCAAGTGAGAAGGTGGCTGGAGACGAGGAGAAGAGAGAGGAAGCATGCTGGACCGGGGGTGGCAATTCCAGACAAATCCAGGGGCCTTTGGATAGAAAGATTTGCAGTTATTTCGACTGCCATAGCGAGGATGATCTGGCCGATCAGATTGGGGAGGATGCTGACACTAAAGGCGGGACAGGCATCCATTTCGGCGGCTGGAGATCAGCCGACCGCTCCGGCCATATCGATAGCTACTTAACTGAGATCTATCTGCTCTATCTTACACGTGCTACCTCATTTTGAGGCAGCTGAAGAGGGTTAGAGTTGCAGGCCTTCTGGGAGATCCTCCGCCCGTTCAACTGCTTGATGGCATCAGCCGCTGCCATCATCGGCCTTCTCATCGCCGGGATATGGGATGCCGGCACTGCCTTGATCATCACCGGAGCTGTCTTCCTGATCACCGGCGCTGGAAATGCAATCAACGATTACTATGATCGGCAGATCGATGCCATCAACAGACCGGACCGGCCCATCCCCAGCAAGCGCATAAGGCCAAAGACTGCTTTCTGTTACTCTATTGCTCTCTTCGCCGCCGGCTGCATCCTGGCCAGCCTGGCAGGCCAGATCTCTTTGGTCATTGCCGTCTTCAACTCCCTTCTCTTACTCTTTTATGCCAGAGATCTGAAGGCTGCCCCTCTGCTGGGAAATCTGTCCGTCTCCTATCTGACAGCTTCCACCTTCCTCTTTGGCGGGGCAGCCGCCGGGCTTATGGGCCTTCTGGCCAATCAGATTCCTTTCGGCCTCTCTCTTCTGGTCAGCATGAGCCGGGAGATCGCCAAGGATATCGAGGATATGGAGGGAGATCGGCTGGGCGGGGCCCGGACACTGCCCATTCTGGCGGGCGAGAGGGCGGCGGCAGCATTGGCCGGGCTCTTCGGATTGGCAGGAGTTCTCTTAAGCCTCCTCCCTCGCTTTGGCAGAGCATATCTGCTGATGGTGGCGGTGGCTGATCTGCTTATCCTTTTTGCTGTATTCAAGGTCATCCGGGGGGATGCATCAGGCTCCCAAAAAGAGATGAAAAAGGGAATGGCTGTGGCTTTATTGGCATTCCTGGCTGCAGCTCTTCTCCCCTGAAGCTGAGCCAATATGATTGTGAGAATCGTCTCAGGATCATCCCTGAATCCATTCCAGGAATCATCTCAAATCATCCCAAAGTTAATATTGTGATAGCACTAGCTTGGATCATACATGGAGAGGGATCTATCATGTCTGTACAGCCATAGGAGTTGGCTCATCGCCGCAACAATACTTCTTATCATACTTTACTCTTACTTCATCTGGCCGCTCCAGGATGGCATCATCCTTGGGTTTGTCTTCGCCTATCTTGGTCGGCCGGTGAGGGATCTATTTGGAAAGAGAAGATGGATAGGCTCACTTGTGGCCATCATCTGCATTATCGGCCCGCTATGCATCATATTTGCAGCCGGGGTTATCGAGGCTGCAAGCCAGCTTAACTGGCTGCAGAGCCATCGGGGAGCTATCGCAGCCACCGGCCAGGAGTTCATATCCCGCATTTATATACCGCAATTCATCTTCGATGAGACCGCCAGAGGAATGAATAACCTGATAGGGGTTGGCCTCTCTCTGCTCACCAGCCTGCCGGTCTCCAATCTGGGGACCAGTCTGACCATGGGTCTTCTGAACCTCTTGATCGCTTTTTGTGTGAGCTACTATCTGCTGGCGGATGGCGACAGGCTGCATGAGGCAGCAGTCTCCTTCTTGAAGCAGAAGAACGGGGATTTTGAGCTGCGATGCCTGATCAGGATTGACGGCATATTGAGCGGCATCTACACGGGCAGCATATTCACTGCTATGGTCTATGGCATAGCCTCTATTCCCATCTTCTACCTCTTTGAGATCCCCAGGCCCCTGGCCATGGCCAGCATAATCCTTCTGGCAGGTGTGGTACCATTTCTAACCTGGCTCATCTTCCTCTTGACTGCCATATCCAGATATATCGATGTGGGACCGATGGAGGCGATAGTATTCTTCATTGCAGCCTCGATTCTGGTGCTGGCAGCGGAGCTGATCATACGGCCCTATATCGTCTATGCCAGGTCCTCGATCCATCCCATGCTGGTCCTGCTTGCATTCCTTGGCGGGGGGCTTGTGGCCGGAATCTTCGGATTCTTTCTCGCTCCCGCCATGCTGGGAGTGATCTCAGCCATCTTTCAACTGCTAAAAAAAGAGCTGGGCGGGCTGAAGGAGGAGATGCAAAGAGAGATGCAGAGGAGGATGCAGGAGGAGATGCAGGGGGAGAGCGGAGGAATTCAGCCAGCCATCAATACTTCTGTCTCTCGTTGATGAACGAATACCGAAAACTATTTATTTCGTTAATTGCAGTATAGTAAGATTGGCAAAAGTCAAATTCTATTTTTCCCTCCTACATCACGACTTTTGCCTCCCTCCTTATCACCCCTACCTCTCCTGCCAGACTCCTCTCATCATCTGTCAATTTTTGATCATTGCTGCCTCAAGACAGCAATCCGTATATACCTTGCCGTTTTTAACTTGATCTGAATGTTGAGCGACCTGCGCCTCTCCCTGGTGGCAGAGCTGATAAGGGATCACATCCTCCTGGACGGGATCGATCGGTACTGCCAGGAGACGGGGGTGAAAAGCAGCGATTTCATCCCCTTTGAGCCCATCGAGTTTGAGGGAGATATCCTGGCAGCAGACGGCTCTAACGTCTCTGTCTGCGGCTGGTCTGTGGCCGCCATCAATCTGATCCGTTCAGGCTATGTGGTCTATCAGGGACAGAAGTGGAAAAGGACGGTGATAACCTTCGATGATATCTTCTTTGCCGATCCTGCAATCTATGCCGATCAGTTCGCCCCCCCTCTGAAGCGGCTGGGCCAAGATCAGATCGATCTCAAGGAGGAGGATCTGGAGAGGCTCTCCACCTACTTCCGGGAGCTGCAGGAGTATGCCTCTCTGAATGATGCCATCAGTGTGGCGAAGCCCGGCGACATCATCCTCTATGATGGCAGCTTCGATGTCTTCGAGCCCCTGCGAGCCGCCCTCTCCAGTGTCTTCCGCCGGGCAGAGGAGAGGGGGGTCGCCCTCCTGGCTGTGGCCAAGTCCAGCTCCCTTTATTGGGGGGAGGGGATATCCCTTCCATTTATGTACCATACAAACCAGGCAGGGAGCATGCTCCTGCCCAACTCTCCTTGGTACCTGAACCTGAAGGACAAGAGGGTGAACCGGGGCCCGGGCAAATGGGGAGGGGAGAGCTTCATCGTCCGCTTCACCGGGAGGAGCGATCATGCCTTCCGGGTGGATGTCCCGGGTTATCTTGCCGGACAGGTTGAGGAGGCGCTGGCCGGGATATCATCCTGCTCGACCTCTGCGGAGTGCCCAGGCTATCCCCATGCCCTCTTCCGCGCCCACCGGGATATCAAGATCACAGATAATGAGGGAGCCTCTGTGAGGATGAGGCTGAAGGATAAGCTCTACCGGGATGGTCTGAGCCCCCGCCAGATAGCAGTGCTCATGCAGGATTATCATGACATCCTGGAGATGCGGCAGGGGATCTAGCGGGGCAGAATGAGCGGGAATGATGAGTCAAGAGAAGGAGAATCTATAGTGATGCCGAAGCCGGATATCGATTCCATCCTGAAAGGGGCAGAAGGGGGAGATGAAGATCGAATTGTCACAGGGGATGAGGGGCGGCTGGTGATAGAAGATGAGAGAACCACCTACCGCATTCTCTCCAAGAGCGTCAGAGAGTATCATTTCACCGTCCCCTACAACTCCCGCCAGGACCGGGTGGAGGTGGGGCAGATATTCTCCATCAAGGATCAGGACCTCACCTTCCTGGCAAGGGTCCTGAACATCGAGCACAGCTCCAACTATGACGGCCACTGGGATACCACCATGAGGGGCACCCAGTTTTATGACCACGATCAGATATTCAACCGGGTGATCGCTGAGCCCTTGGGCTGCGCATTCCCGGATGGAGCCTTCAGAAAGGCCAGAACACTGCCCACGAAGTTCTCGCCTGTGGAACGGGCGGAGAAGGAGGAGTTTGGCTTTCTCAAGATAAGAATGGGAGATATAGAGGTGGGATACCTGAGAAACGGCTCACGGCTTGTCGAGGAGATCCCCGTCTCTTTGCATAGCCTGGCCATGGACCACCATATGGGGGTCTTCGCCACCACCGGCATGGGCAAATCCAATTTTATGAAGGTATTTGCCGCCTCCTGCATGCGCCTGGCTGCTCGGGGCGAGTCCAAGTTCGGCCTGTTGATAGTCGATCCTCATGGAGAGTATTTGAAGGGAAAGAGGCACCCATCCGGATCGGTCAAGGGCCTTCTTCACTTGAATAGATATAGAGAGGGCCTCGCCTGCTTTTCTACCAACAAGGAGAACTCATCTGATCCAGGGGTCGAGGAGCTGGCCATATCTGAGAGCGATGTCCGGCCCGAGGATATTGCTCTGCTCTATGAGTGGTCGCCGCCTCAGAGGGATGCCCTGGATGCCATTTCCAGACTACTGGACTCAAACAACTGGCTGCAGGAGATCCAGAGTCCAGAGGGCCTGGCTAGGATGGTGCAGGATGGATTCAAGGATACCACCATCATGGTCCTGGTGCGGCGGATCAAAAATGAGCTGGAGAGAAATAAATATATCAAGAGCAGGTCGAGTCTGGCCAATATCCTTGCCCGGCTGCAGAAAGGTGATGTGGTCCTGGTGGATATACCAAGATTGAACGATCGCTCAGAGCTTTTTTTGCTCTCCGTCCTCTCCCGGCACATCCTAGAGGAGTATAAGAAGGATCCGGCAGAGGAGAGAAAGAACTGCCTGATCACCATCGAGGAGGCACAGAGGGTTCTGGGGGCAGGGAGCAATACCTCTCGCTTCGAGAGCATTGCCCGGGAGGGGAGGAAGTTCGGTGTGGGTCTGTGTGCCATCACCCAGCAGCCCAAGCTGATAGACAGGCAGCTTCTCTCCCAGTTCAACACCCTGGTGGTGATGGGGCTGGGAGACAGGAACGACCGCAAGCAACTGGAGGAGTCGGCCAAGCAGGATCTATCCTCCATGGACATAGAGATCCAGACCCTGGAGAAGGGCGAGGCAGTGGTCTCCACACTGAGCATCCCCTTCCCCGTTCCCGCCAGGATCCACCGCTTTGAGGATTACCTGCACCGCCTGAATCAGGAGGAGAGGGAGGAAGGCCTGATAAAAAAGGGAGGCTTCAAGCCCTTCCTGGAATGAGGGGGCACAGACAAGAGGGAATGATATAGGGAGAAGGATACTCATGAAGATAATCCATCTGGCGGACTCTCACCTGGGCTTTTCCAGCTACAGCCGTCTGGACGAGCACGGCCGGAACAGGGTCGAGGAGATGGTCTACTCCGGATTTGAAAAGGCCATCGATAAGATCATCGAGGCTCATCCCGATGCTGTGGTCCATGCCGGTGATGTCTTCCATCATGTCCGGCCCAAGATAAAGCCTCTGTTCATCTTTCAGAGGGGTCTGCAGCGGCTGGTCCAGGCAGGGATCCCAGTGATAATAATCAGCGGCAACCATGACGCCCCCAAGAGCTTCAACCAGACCAGCCCCTTCCGCCTCTTCGAGGGCATCAAGGATGTGCATATCGCCCAGCGCTACAGATATGAGTGCTTCGAGGTGGATGATTGCTCTTTTCATTGTATCCCCTTCTGCCTTGAGCCGCAGGACTATCTGGTTGAGTTCGAGAAGATCAGGCGCTCGGGCAGGGATGTACTGGTGATGCATGGCATGGTGGAGTCTCTCAAGAACCAGAAGATGAAGAGCGTGGGGGAGCACGAGCTGAATGACAGCCTTCTGAAGAGCGACTTCGACTATATCGCTCTGGGCCACTTTCACTGCCAGGCCCAGGTCTCGGCCAATGCCTATTACAGCGGCTCGGTGGAGTACTTCAACTTCGGAGAGGCAGAGGATGTGAAGGGCATGCTCCTCGTCGACCTGGAGCGGGGAGAGGTATCAAGCATCCAGGTAAAGCCCAAATATATGATAGATCACCCCCCGGTGGACTGCACTGGCATGAGATCAGATGAGATAGCAGAGTGCATCATGGAGCTATCCCATGAGGACGATATTCTTGATCGGATGGTTCGGATAAATCTGAAGAACGTCAACCGGTCAGCCTACAGGAGCATAGACCAGGGAAAGCTCAACCGCCTGGGGGCATCGGCAATATACTTCAAGATCCGGGCGGATTTTTCTGATGAAGAGGATCGAATAGAGCGGCCGGTGGACAGGAGGATGCTCCATGTGGAGTTCGGCGGTTTCATGGAGGAGAGGCGTTTAGCGAATCAGATACCGGAGTCGATCAGGGAAGAGGTCATGGGTTACGGGATAGAGGTTATGAAAAAGGCAGTACTGGCCAGGCAGAAAGAGAGCATAGATGCATCTTAACAAGCTTTTCATGCGCAACTTCAAGAAGTTCCGCCGGGCAGAGGTGGAGTTTCAGGATGGGCTCACTGGCATTGTGGGGGGCAATGGCTCTGGAAAGAGCACCATCGTCGAGGCCATTGCCTGGTCCCTTTATGGAAGCCGGGCATCGAGCATAAAGAAGGATTTCATCAGAAACTCCCTCGCTGGAGAGGGGGACCCGGTGGAGGTCAAGCTCTCCTTATCCCTGGGAAAGAGGGAGCTGGAGATCTACCGCTCCATGAAAGGGAAGAACATGATACCGGAGGCCTCTCTCCTCCTGGACGGGCAGAGGATTGCAGCCGGCACAAAGGAGGTCGACCAGAGGCTGGAGGATATACTGAAGATCAGCTATCAGGATTTCATGAAGACCTTCTATGCCCGGCAGAAGGATCTGGACAACCTGCTCAAGGAGGGGGGGATGGGCAAGAGGGAGTATCTGCTCAAGCTCCTGGGCCTGGAGGACATAAAGGAGGGCGCCCTGGAGGAGATAAAAACTGATCGATCGAGGCTTGAAGAGCAGAGGAGCAGGCTGGCTGGAGCCCTGGCGGAGATCGGGGATGTCCAGGCCCGGCTGGAGGAGGCATCACTGGAGATAGACCTGGTCAGAAGGGGGCTTGACGGGGCGGAAGAGCACGAGGCCTTTTTGCGGGAAGAGAGGCAGAAGAGGCTTGAAGAGCTTGATCTTCTGAACGAGAAGATGAACTACTCTGGCATTCTGGCGGAGAGGGCCTCCCGGCTGGAGGAGGAGCTGAGGCGCCTGGCAGCTCTCATCGCCAGCGATGAAGGGCGCCTGCAGGAGATCGAGGGATCAAAGAGGCTTTGGAATGAGATCGGCCCCGCTCTGGAGAGGCTGGCCGGGATTCAGGCGAGGCTGGAGATGCTCGAGCCCAGGAGGACCCGCTACGAGGAGATCTCCCGGAAGACGGCAGTGGCAAAGGCCAGGCTGGAGGGGGAGAGATCGGGGCTGGAGAGGGATGAGAAGAGGCTCATGCAGCTTTTAGAGGATAGAGCCCGGCTGGAAGA
Coding sequences within:
- a CDS encoding proteasome-activating nucleotidase, which translates into the protein MSESTAFSGQDTIQETFLKRIAALESDTKILAEELETTRLEKEEVRAKLFESLIANKKYLREVERLKKENILLKRMPLFLATVVEMGPDYVLLRQHGNNQEFITTVSPEMAEQLQPNSRVAINNSLTIVRILERSVDVRAKVMELVELPDVSYDQVGGLEEQIQEVRETVELPLTNPEIFQDIGIEPPRGVLLYGLPGTGKTMLAKAVAHESKATFIHMSGSELVHKFIGEGAQLVRDIFQMAREKAPSIIFIDEIDAVGSVRTHDGTTGSAEVNRTMMQLLAEMDGFRTRGDIRIIAATNRIDILDPALLRPGRFDRIIEIPMPSLEGRLKILEIHTRKMKKAEDVDLAQIAKETDEASGADLKSIAVEAGMNALRRNATTVSRDDFEKAIGKVLGDEIEGSEDSLRMFS
- the thsA gene encoding thermosome subunit alpha; amino-acid sequence: MAGQFGGTPIFVLREGSQRTAGREAQRSNIMAAKAVAGAVRTTLGPKGMDKMMVDTLGDVVVTNDGVTILKEMDIEHPAAKMMVEIAKTQDTEVGDGTTTAVILAGELLKQSEDLLDQDIHPTVIAAGYRAAADKSMEILQSLAIDVTADDDELLKNIAITAMTGKGSQSSRKSLADIAVRSVQAVMDEDGSVDIDNITVEKKVGGSIADTKIVQGVVIDKDRLHPSMPKKVTGARIALLNAAVEIEKTEIDAKIQITSPHQLQAFLDQEEKMLKEMVDRISATGANVLFVQKGIDDLAQHYLAKAGIYTVRRVKKSDMEKLARATGGRVVTSIHEISKDDLGAAGLVEERKVSDEKMTFVEECNNPKSVSIILHGGTEHVVDELDRAMEDALRVVGVAIENKSLVAGGGAPEIELALRLRAYASTVGGREQLAIESFADAMEIIPKTLAENAGLDQIDTLVSLRSQHEKGIKSSGLDMEAGKPVDMMEVGVLEPLKVKTQAISSAAEAAVMILRIDDVIASRSGGPDGMPGGMPGGMPGGMGGMGGMGGMGGADFE
- a CDS encoding Lrp/AsnC family transcriptional regulator produces the protein MQLKLTSKERLVLYGLARYPGFSDIDLASNIGVDRSTIFKSKRKFRDWKLIKLLNVPSGDAVGAEILTSVFVKYNPTAPYEVRKESESKRRWIDHPNCVSHTATDTDSVSTFYSRSLTDFRMNFDPIIDEHYRKGYIEDIHYFHYPFQVSGYSSDAALAVNGLFDLGREDLPPETVPPRPALAEDSRLTEKDKLTLYAFVKYPMLSDLELSRRTGISRPTISGKRAKFFQNGLLTREAYIDWQKICCELMSFYHMPIRHGHDPEDLDRVYQAFRRIGAPLFTYMQPGEIFGAFLSTGYPELKSRMDLELRNLSTQGLINERPMLVIMPLSEIRSTKIDYAPMVADMLEIGREI
- a CDS encoding D-aminoacyl-tRNA deacylase, with the translated sequence MGLDALLAELDLHPEMIVLPCRHEAKAALPWFGGHFTGILDAGGGESHLSAAAPAGLRSFLHNISAIASRSMPEFIVSAEASHHGPVDIRTPSFFAEIGSTMEQWRDERAGEAVARAILALEPEELPVFLGFGGGHYVQRQTELIFNSRIAFGHMFSSYQVPDLDLEVVDLARVLSNAAYAYIDRKSLRSAERRRLEGMVAETGLPMLKAEEIRSRFPLNRQI
- a CDS encoding MarR family transcriptional regulator, translated to MGERSGFAAKSSIAALQERALGIIASQPGGIYQSDLRRILGIDSSKCSKVVTRLRGSGLIYREKVPASSTFLLKLSSDPSHVPSSPSPAFSASPSAASAPSPACSTAASAPAPSAPSPSLAPAGSSEKVAGDEEKREEACWTGGGNSRQIQGPLDRKICSYFDCHSEDDLADQIGEDADTKGGTGIHFGGWRSADRSGHIDSYLTEIYLLYLTRATSF
- a CDS encoding geranylgeranylglycerol-phosphate geranylgeranyltransferase, with the protein product MQAFWEILRPFNCLMASAAAIIGLLIAGIWDAGTALIITGAVFLITGAGNAINDYYDRQIDAINRPDRPIPSKRIRPKTAFCYSIALFAAGCILASLAGQISLVIAVFNSLLLLFYARDLKAAPLLGNLSVSYLTASTFLFGGAAAGLMGLLANQIPFGLSLLVSMSREIAKDIEDMEGDRLGGARTLPILAGERAAAALAGLFGLAGVLLSLLPRFGRAYLLMVAVADLLILFAVFKVIRGDASGSQKEMKKGMAVALLAFLAAALLP
- a CDS encoding AI-2E family transporter; this encodes MERDLSCLYSHRSWLIAATILLIILYSYFIWPLQDGIILGFVFAYLGRPVRDLFGKRRWIGSLVAIICIIGPLCIIFAAGVIEAASQLNWLQSHRGAIAATGQEFISRIYIPQFIFDETARGMNNLIGVGLSLLTSLPVSNLGTSLTMGLLNLLIAFCVSYYLLADGDRLHEAAVSFLKQKNGDFELRCLIRIDGILSGIYTGSIFTAMVYGIASIPIFYLFEIPRPLAMASIILLAGVVPFLTWLIFLLTAISRYIDVGPMEAIVFFIAASILVLAAELIIRPYIVYARSSIHPMLVLLAFLGGGLVAGIFGFFLAPAMLGVISAIFQLLKKELGGLKEEMQREMQRRMQEEMQGESGGIQPAINTSVSR